CTACCCCGTCGAAGCGGTCAACCAAGCGATCGCCACAGCACTCGAACGCGGTGATCTCGTCGAACAGAACGGTAACTACGCTCCCGCGAGTCCGGACACCTATCGCAAGTACCTGTAGAGGCCTCCGATTCAATAGGCGTCTTTTCGAAAGCACGAGCAACCACAGCCAGGCATAATTAACTACCTTGTGCAACAATCACCGTTCAGGAGCTACCGATGTTGCACAAGGTTCTGACACAGCCAGTCACTGCAAATCATTCGCGCTCGTTGAAAGGTTACGAACATAGACCTCCGCGCCACCTTTATATCACGCTACACCATAGCACAATTGCTGGCGGAGTACCTGCCGCCGGTTGAAATCGCTATCGGCCCCCTCAGGCCGATTCGTCGTTCCACAGAACATAACTTGAGATCCCACCAGCGGAGCCTACAATCGACCGACTGGACAGGCATAACGATCCTGTAGCCCGGCCAAGAGTTTATACCACAAGACGGGCCCACACAGCGTGATGACCCTCAAACTTGGCGACCGTGTCCGTATCGATATCCCGGACGAACTCGATCCCGACTTTAACCTGCACGGCGAGCACGCGATCGTCCTTGACAACGACCCCGGTCGGTGTACATGCGGGTGTGAGGTCCTCTATGAGGTCGCGCTTGAAACCCAAGATCTCTCGATCGACATGCACCCCTGGGATCTTCGTCCTCCAATTGAGCCAATGCCACCCATCGAATCGCTCTCGGCAGAGAACAGGAGGGAGATCGACGTACCGCTCGTGAGGTATCCGTGTGAACAAAACTGACGACTGGTTAGGAATTCGGTTGTCTCGTCCAAAACCGGCCGCTCATCAGTTATGAGCACGTTTCGCCGCTGATCCCTCTAAGTGAAATGGAGTCGATTTCCAAGCAGTTATTTAGGATGACAGTCACGCTCAAGAGGATGTCAGAGGCACAATCGGCACCAGAGACTGAACAGCGCACCGCACACGAGTTAACCGCGTTCCAGCAAAACATCCTGACCGTCCTTGCTGAGGAACCCCAGTACGGCCTTGCCATCAAACGCGAACTCGAGAGCTACTACGACACTGAAGTCAATCACGGCCGACTATACCCCAACCTCGACGAACTCGTCGAGCGCGGGCTCGTCGCAAAAAGCGCAATTGACAAACGCACGAACCAGTACGAACTGACCAAGGAGGGCTACGATCTCCTCCTCGGTGAGCTCGAGTGGCGAGCGTCGAAGCTCATCACCGACGGCGATCGGGCCAGCGATATCGAAGCGCTCGTCGAGTAGTCTGCGTCCGAACGTAGAGAGGGGAGCACCGCTGGTCGGACGAAAAAGTGCCGTCGCTATTTTCGTCGGCGTGCGTCGATCCGAGTGTTAAATCAGACACTCTCGTAGCGTATACCATGCAATAAGTTGACAAGGATTGTGGGCAATCTAGAGATATGTACGACCTCACCGGCTTCCAGAGGGATTTACTCTACGTCATCGATGGGTTAGACGATCCACATGGCCTTGGACTCAAAGACGAACTCGAAGGCTACTATGACAAAAAGATCCATCACGGGCGGCTGTACCCGAATCTCGATACGCTCGTCAACAAGGGGCTCGTCGAAAAATCACAGCTGGACCGTCGAACGAACGTCTACAAACTCACGGCGCGTGGCCAGCGAGAACTCGACGCGCGTCGCGAGTGGGAACAGCAGTACCTCCACGACACGCTGAAAGCAGCCTAACCACGGGCGATCACTCCGAGAAAGGTTACCCGGTCGCAGACTCCGTCTCGTCGCTGACGATCACTGCAAGCTGATCCATCCGCGCCTGATCGTACGCGGTGAGGTCGTATCGATTCCGATTACTTCGATGGGCATGCACCCGGAGGATTCCGAGATCGGCAATCGTACTCAGGAGTTGGCCGAGGATCTGTGGCGGGAACGGCGGATCGTCCCACATCGCATACAGCTGTTTGGCCGAGGCGTAGTTCCGGGTTGACTGTTCGAGTGTCTGTCTGAGGTCCTCTAGGTGGCGTTCGAGCAGGCCGTAGCGCCGAGGATCCTCATCGCGAAGCGCCTCAAATTGCTCAGGGAGGGAGGGACCTGTAGACCGATTCATCGACATCGTCTAGAGAGAGAACGGAGACACGCAGCAAAGAACACGCTGTAGCAGACATATTTGCCGAAATAAGTTCCGTAGAACTACGTGTCGTCGCCTACAGAGGACAACTATCAATGATTTCGATTCCAGACCGTCTTCAAGCGCTCATTACGTCTCGCCCAACCGAAACAGAGGGACGAATGCAGATCGAGCTTCCGAAAGAGTTGGTCGATCAAGCGGCGGTCGATCCAGGAGCAGTCTATCAGGTCGCCGTGCTTCCAGCTGAGACCAAGGACACAGCTGATGACGGCCACGACACAGCATCATCCGCTGACGCTTCCGCTCCGTCATCGACGGCAGATCAGCCGGAACCACCGGTCGAAGAAGGCGAGATTCGAACGGTAACGATCGATACGCTCGGCGATCAAGGAGATGGGATTACCCGTGTTGAACGAGGGTTCGTCGTGATCGTCGCGGACGCTAAACCCGATGAGGAAGTGACGGTCGAAATTGACACTGTCCAGTCGAACGTCGCCTTTGCGAGCATCGTCGAACAAGAGGAGAGTTGAGGATACTTCCGCAAGCAGAAAAGAAGCGAAAACAATCCCTCCTTCACTGTCAACACAGACGTCGACTCCTCCTACGCGACGTCCTATCTCACCACGGTACGTACGCAACACGTACTGCGTACCATGGCGAGAGAAGCATCTGAACGCTTATTGAAGACAAAACCATAGAACGAGCCACACGATGGCTTCTCTTCACAAAGCAACTGCCGACGTTGACGTCGGAAACATCGGCGGTATCGACTCCACAACTCTCGATTTCACACCCGGCGTCACTATCCTTACCGGCAGAAACGCGACCAATCGAACATCCTTCCTTCAAGCACTGATGGCCGCTCTCGGCAGCGACCGAGCCTCACTCAAAGGTGATGCCGACCAGGGGTCCGTTACCCTCGATCTCGATGGAGAGACCTACACTCGCGAACTAACGCGCACAAACGACGGCGTTGCATTCGCCGGTGATCCTTATCTCGAGGAGCCACAATTAGCCGAGCTCTTCGCCTTCTTGCTTGAATCCAATCCCGCTCGACGGGCCGTCGTCCGCAATGATGACCTTCGTGAACTCATTCTTCGGCCCGTCGACGTCGACGAGATTGAAGCCCGGATCAGCCAACTACAGGCCGAAAAGCGTGGCATTGACACGAAACTCAGCGACCTTTCGGAGGCCAGCCGTGAGCGAGACTCACTCGAAGAAGAGCACGCACGCGTTAGGAACCAGCTTGAAACCGCCGAAACAGAGCTCGAAAACGCGCGTGACTCACTCGAGACAGTCCAAGAATCTGACTCCGAACGCACAGGCTCCGACCAGCTCGATTCGCTACGCGAGACACAGTCAGAACTCGAAACCGTCACCTACGATCTCGAAACCGAGCAGGAGAGTGTCACCTCACTCGAAGCCGAACAGTCCGAACTCGAAGCGGAACTCGAGAAGCTTGCAACAGTCGATGATGGCGAACTGGACGACCTGGCCGGCCAGATCGAGCAGATTCGTGGTCGCAAGCGAGAACTCGATGAAATTGTCTCTCAACTGCAGACGGTTATTCAGTTCAACGAGCAGATAACAGAAGACGGTGTGACAGATCTCTTCGATGAGCACGGGACGACACAAACAGAAGCAGACGGAGGAGCGATCACGGACCAGCTGCTGGCAGATCAGGCAGAGGACGTCACATGTTGGACCTGTGGCTCGCAAGTCGATACTGAACAGATCGAAGCAACCGTCTCTCGCCTCCAGGATCTCCGTCAAGAGAAAGTCGAGCGGCGGAACGAACTCAACAGAGAACTCGAGGAACTCAAAGCCCAGCGAAAAGACTACGCGAACACGAGAGACACACGCACTGAGCTCGAACGAGCGCTTGACACGACTGAAGC
This genomic interval from Halalkalicoccus subterraneus contains the following:
- a CDS encoding PadR family transcriptional regulator; translation: MSEAQSAPETEQRTAHELTAFQQNILTVLAEEPQYGLAIKRELESYYDTEVNHGRLYPNLDELVERGLVAKSAIDKRTNQYELTKEGYDLLLGELEWRASKLITDGDRASDIEALVE
- a CDS encoding PadR family transcriptional regulator, with the translated sequence MYDLTGFQRDLLYVIDGLDDPHGLGLKDELEGYYDKKIHHGRLYPNLDTLVNKGLVEKSQLDRRTNVYKLTARGQRELDARREWEQQYLHDTLKAA
- a CDS encoding TRAM domain-containing protein, with translation MQIELPKELVDQAAVDPGAVYQVAVLPAETKDTADDGHDTASSADASAPSSTADQPEPPVEEGEIRTVTIDTLGDQGDGITRVERGFVVIVADAKPDEEVTVEIDTVQSNVAFASIVEQEES
- a CDS encoding archaea-specific SMC-related protein, with translation MASLHKATADVDVGNIGGIDSTTLDFTPGVTILTGRNATNRTSFLQALMAALGSDRASLKGDADQGSVTLDLDGETYTRELTRTNDGVAFAGDPYLEEPQLAELFAFLLESNPARRAVVRNDDLRELILRPVDVDEIEARISQLQAEKRGIDTKLSDLSEASRERDSLEEEHARVRNQLETAETELENARDSLETVQESDSERTGSDQLDSLRETQSELETVTYDLETEQESVTSLEAEQSELEAELEKLATVDDGELDDLAGQIEQIRGRKRELDEIVSQLQTVIQFNEQITEDGVTDLFDEHGTTQTEADGGAITDQLLADQAEDVTCWTCGSQVDTEQIEATVSRLQDLRQEKVERRNELNRELEELKAQRKDYANTRDTRTELERALDTTEAELADRTDRIAELESQREDLLKEIEELESAVETDDDDEELLAAQKEVTQLELKRDRLERKQNALTEDIETLEEQLAEREQLETRREQINTELEDLRTRIERVEREAIEAFNEHMATVVELLDYGNLARIWLEYKNPDSRADATFDLHVTRQTDDGTTYEDSVEHLSESEREVTGLVLALAGYLVHDVHEEMPFILLDSLEAIDSERIAQLVEYLEQYASYIVVALLPEDADALDDDYQRISEI